The sequence below is a genomic window from Streptococcus oralis.
GAGCTGACGACAACCATGCACCACCTGTCACCTCTGTCCCGAAGGAAAGCTCTATCTCTAGAGCGGTCAGAGGGATGTCAAGACCTGGTAAGGTTCTTCGCGTTGCTTCGAATTAAACCACATGCTCCACCGCTTGTGCGGGCCCCCGTCAATTCCTTTGAGTTTCAACCTTGCGGTCGTACTCCCCAGGCGGAGTGCTTAATGCGTTAGCTGCGGCACTAAACCCCGGAAAGGGTCTAACACCTAGCACTCATCGTTTACGGCGTGGACTACCAGGGTATCTAATCCTGTTTGCTCCCCACGCTTTCGAGCCTCAGCGTCAGTTACAAGCCAGAGAGCCGCTTTCGCCACCGGTGTTCCTCCATATATCTACGCATTTCACCGCTACACATGGAATTCCACTCTCCCCTCTTGCACTCAAGTTAAACAGTTTCCAAAGCGTACTATGGTTAAGCCACAGCCTTTAACTTCAGACTTATCTAACCGCCTGCGCTCGCTTTACGCCCAATAAATCCGGACAACGCTCGGGACCTACGTATTACCGCGGCTGCTGGCACGTAGTTAGCCGTCCCTTTCTGGTAAGATACCGTCACAGTGTGAACTTTCCACTCTCACACTCGTTCTTCTCTTACAACAGAGCTTTACGATCCGAAAACCTTCTTCACTCACGCGGCGTTGCTCGGTCAGACTTCCGTCCATTGCCGAAGATTCCCTACTGCTGCCTCCCGTAGGAGTCTGGGCCGTGTCTCAGTCCCAGTGTGGCCGATCACCCTCTCAGGTCGGCTATGTATCGTCGCCTTGGTGAGCCGTTACCCCACCAACTAGCTAATACAACGCAGGTCCATCTGGTAGTGGTGCAATTGCACCTTTCAAACAGTTATCATGCAATAACTGCTATTATGCGGTATTAGCTATCGTTTCCAATAGTTATCCCCCGCTACCAGGCAGGTTACCTACGCGTTACTCACCCGTTCGCAACTCATCCGGAGAAGCAAGCTCCTCCTTCAGCGTTCTACTTGCATGTATTAGGCACGCCGCCAGCGTTCGTCCTGAGCCAGGATCAAACTCTCATTAAAAGTTTGAGTTCTCACTCATTTCTGTCACTGACAGATTTATTGTTTTTTTCATTGTTCAGTACTATAACCTTTGTTATAGTGCCCTGCACATTGGTTCGTCTTGTTCAGTTTTCAAAGGTCTTTGTCACTCAATCTCTCTCAAGCGACAACTATATTAGTATATCACAGCTGTTGACCTATGTCAACACTTTTTTGAAACTTTTTTTACTTTTTTCGTCCCTGCGATACACACATAGTCCGTACGGGATTCGAACCCGTGTTACCGCCGTGAAAAGGCGGTGTCTTAACCCCTTGACCAACGGACCTTGAGCTTTTCAACTCTTTCTATTATACCTACTTTTCAAACTTTGTCAAGGACTTTTTTCAGTGAAGTTGATTTTTTCTTTTTTTCACTAACTTAACCACTGCTTCTGTCCGTGCAGTGTGGGGAAACATATCGACCGACTGGATATACTGGAGATCATAGACTTTCACTAGTTTAACTAAATCTCGCGCCAAGGTCGAAACATTGCAGGATACATAGACCATTTTTTCTGGAACATAAGCCAGAATGGTTTCCAACAGCTTATCATCTAAGCCTGTACGAGGAGGGTCGACTATCAATGCATCTGCTCGGTAGCCTTCTTTATACCAGCGTGGAATGATTTCTTCAGCTGTCCCCGCTTCGTAATGGGTATTGTCAAAACCCATTCTTTGAGCATTTTGCTTGGCATCTTCAATGGCTTCTGGAATAATATCCATCCCTCTGAGACTCTTGACCTTCTTTGCGAAGGCGAATCCAATCGTCCCAACACCGCAATAGGCATCAATCAGATGATCTTCTTTGCTAACATCTAGAGCTTTAACTGCTTCACTATAGAGAATCTCTGTCTGCTCTGGATTGAGCTGATAGAAGGCACGGGGCGAGAGGGAAAACTCATAGTCAAGTACTCCTTCTTGAATACTCTCTTGGCCCCAAATAATTTCCGTCTTTTCACCATAGATTTCACTTGTTTTTGCTGTATTTGTATTGACAGCAACCGTGACAACTTCTGGAAAATCATTGACTAGGTCTTTGACTAGTTGATTCAAATTAAGCTGGCGATTCGTGACAATGATAATCTGAACTTGACCCGTTTTTCTCGCTCGGCGTACCATGATGGTGCGAACACCTAGCGTTTTTCTCTCATCGGTGATGGGGATTTGATGGTAAGTGAGAAGCTCAGCTAGGCGATTTGCAATCACTTGGGTTTCCTTATCTTGCACCAAGCAGTCTTTCAACTCTACGAGGTAATGAGAGTTTTGTGCATACAAGCCTGCCTTGACCTGATTGTTGAATTTTCGTGTTTGAAATTGCAGTTTTGCTCTGTAATATTTTGGTTCTGACATTCCGATAGTTGGACGAATTTCATAGTTTTTATATCCTGCAGGAGCAAATTTTTTCAGGGCTTGGTGGAGCAAATCCGTTTTGAACTCTAACTGTTTATCGTAGTGGAGGTGCATGATCTGGCATCCACCACATTCATTATAAATCGTACAAGCCGGTACGACTCGAAATTTAGACTTCTTATTAACCTTTAGTAATTTGGCTTCAACAAAGTTTCGTTTAATGGAAGTAATCTGACAATAGATATCTTCTCCTTTGAGGGCCCCTGGTACAAAAACGAGGGTTTTCTGGTAAAAACCGATTCCCTCACCATTGATACCCATCCGCTTGATTTTTAAAGGTATTTTTTGTTTGACTTTCAGATTCATACCCCTATCTTATCACATTTTAGGGTATAATAGAACTATGAAAATCACAAAACTTGAAAAGAAAAAACGTCTCTACTTGATGGAACTAGATGGACAGCAAACCTCTTATATCACGGAAGATACCATTGTCCGTTTTATGTTGTCTAAAGATAAGGTGGTTAGCAAGGAAGAATTAATCGAGATACAGGGCTTTGCTCAGTTTTCTTATGGTAAGAATCTCGCCCTCTACCATCTATCATTTAAAGCTCGAACCGAAAAGGAAGTTCGTGAGTATCTGAAAAAGTATGATATTGAAGAAAAAATCATTAGTCAAGTTATCGCTAACCTTAAAGAGGATAACTGGATTAATGATCGTCAGTATGCCTACTCTATCATCAATGCCAATCAACTTTCTGGAGATAAGGGACCTTATGTGCTAGCTCAAAAACTGTCTCAAAAAGGGATTACCAAATCAACTATTGAAGAGGTTTTAAAGGATTTTGATTTTTCAGAGGTTGCTCAACGTGTTGCAGAAAAACTGCTTAAAAAATACAATGGAAAACTTCCCGCTCGTGCCTTGCAAGATAAGATTATCCAAAACTTGACTAACAAGGGCTTCTCCTATCCCGATACTAAAAGTGCCTTTGATGACTTGGACAGTCAAGTCGACCAAGAAACGACTCAAGAACTCATTTTCAAAGAGTTAGACAAACAATATACTAAATACGCTCGCAAATATGAAGGTTACGAACTAAAGCAACGTTTAACTCAAGTATTAGCTAGAAAAGGCTATGATTTTTCGGATATAGCGAGCGCTCTCAGAGAATATCTTTAACATTTTCATGTAAAATTCAAAAAAATTAGACCAATTTATGATATAATAGTAAACGATAAACTTATAAATTGTAGAAAGTTGGTTAGTTATGAAACTTCCAAAAGAAGGCGACTTTATTACAATTCAAAGTTATAAGCATGATGGGAGTCTTCACCGTACTTGGCGGGACACCATGGTACTAAAAACAACAGAGAACGCTATTATTGGCGTCAACGACCACACACTTGTTACCGAAAGTGACGGTCGTCGTTGGGTGACTCGAGAACCGGCTATTGTTTACTTTCACAAAAAATATTGGTTTAATATCATTGCTATGCTTCGTGATAATGGGATTTCCTACTATTGCAATATGGCGAGTCCTTACTATCTAGATGAGGAAGCCCTGAAATACATTGATTATGATTTGGATGTCAAGGTCTTCACTGATGGTGAAAAGCGTCTCTTGGACGTTGAAGAGTATGAGCGCCATAAACGCAAAATGAAGTATTCTGATGATTTAGACTATATTTTGAAAGAGCATGTTAAAATCCTTGTTGATTGGATCAACAATGGACGCGGTCCTTTCTCAGAGGCCTATGTCAACATTTGGTACAAACGCTACATAGAACTAAAGAATCGGTAAAGTTGTCAAACTGGGGTGTGAGCCCTGGTTTTTTTTATTTTAAAAACCCAGCTTTACAGCTGGGTTAATTGCTATATATCTAATTTAGTGACAGTAAACTTGATATGGGAATAGTCTTTTTCAACATCCTTATCCAGCAAGAAAGCTGTGGCATCCTTCTTAACCTGAACAAGATCTATGTTCTGGGCTTGAGCTGCATAGACGCATCCACAATAACATTGACGATAGATATCATACTCCTCGCACATCTCTACCGAGCGCTTGTAGCCTTGATTTTTCTTGAAATCACTTGGAAGATAGTGGGTGGTATAAATCTTTTGTACATCGATTCCGATGCTGTTGATGGTTTGAGAATTCTTGTGGGGACTGATGGTCAAAGCTGAACCAAAGTAGTCAAAGCCCAAGTCCATAGCTACCTGTGCTGTTTTGTCCAAACGGTAGTCAAAACAAACCTTGCAACGGTCACCACCTTCTGGTTCTTCTTCCAGTCCTCTGACTAACTTCCGGTATTCATTGGGTTCATAAGGCGCTTCTAAATACTGAACCGTATTTCCTGTTCGCTCATTGAAATCACTGACAAATTTCTTGGTGACGTAAGCTCGCTTGTGGTATTCTGCCTTGGGATGGATATTGGAATTGGCAAAATAGATGGTCACATCAGCGTACTTGGTCAGATACTCTAGGGTGTAGGTACTACAAGGAGCACAGCAAACATGCATGAGAATAGTGGGACGTTGCTCATTTTTCTCCCAAACCTGAACCATTTTCTGCATGACACGGTCATAATTAATCTTCTGATTGGGATTCATCTTGCTCAGAATTTCTTCTACATCAATCATGTTCTTCTCCTTCTTCTAGTCTTATTTTATCATATAAGTTAGGAGAGCTCAAATCTATTTAGAAGAGAAAACCTTAAAAGGAGGGAATGTTCTTCCCTCCTTTTGTGTTTTTTATAAGTTGCTTTTACATCATCCCGCCCATCATGCTTGGATCCATTGCTGGAGCTGGGGCTGCTGGTTCTGGTTTATTAGCTACGACTGCTTCTGTTGTCAAAATCAAGCTGGCTACAGATGCTGCATTTTGTAGAGCTGAACGGCTCACTTTAACTGGGTCGATGATTCCCTCTTCAATCATGTTGACCCACTCGCCAGTTGCTGCGTTGAAGCCTGTACCGACTTCCGCATTTTTCAAACGATCGATAACGATAGATCCTTCGAATCCTGCATTGTGGGCGATTTGACGAACAGGTTCTTCCAAGGCACGGAGAACAATATTGCGTCCTGTCGCTTCATCTCCTGTCAATTCCAAGGCAGCAACAGCTGGAATGACATTTACAAGAGCTGTTCCACCACCAGCAACGATTCCTTCTTCAACAGCTGCACGAGTAGCGTTGAGGGCATCTTCAATGCGGAGTTTCATTTCTTTCAACTCAGTTTCAGTTGCAGCTCCGACCTTGATGACTGCGACACCACCTGACAATTTTGCCAAGCGTTCTTGCAATTTTTCACGGTCAAATTCAGAAGTTGTAGTTTCGATTTGAGACTTGATAACCGCAACACGGTGAGAAATCGCTTCAGGATTTCCAGCACCTTCTACGATAACAGTGCTATCTTTGTCCACAGTTACTCTCGCTGCTTGACCTAGCGCCTCAATAGTAGCGTCTTTCAACTCAAGACCAAGATCTTCTGTGATGACTGTTCCGCCTGTCAAGATAGCGATGTCTTCTAACATAGCTTTACGGCGGTCACCAAAACCAGGTGCCTTAACTGCTACTACATTGAATGTTCCACGAATCTTGTTCAATACAAGAGTTGGAAGAGCTTCGCCATCTACATCATCCGCAATAATCAAGAGTGGACGATTGCTTTGGAGAATGCTTTCTAGAAGTGGCAAGATTTCTTGGATATTTGAAATTTTCTTATCAGTAATCAAAATGTATGGATTTTCAAGGTCAGCCACCATTTTTTCGCTATCTGTCACCATGTACTGTGAAAGGTAACCGCGGTCAAACTGCATTCCTTCCACGACTTCAAGCTCTGTTTCCATACCACGTGACTCTTCAATGGTGATGACTCCATCTTTGCCAACTTTTTCCATAGCTTCAGAAATGTACTCACCGACTTTTTCAGAACGAGAAGACACGGCAGCAACCTGAGCGATGGCTTCTTTATTAGCAACTGGAATGGCATTGTTTTTCAAGGCTTCTACGGCTGCGGCAACCGCTGCTTCAATCCCACGACGGATGCCGATTGGATTAGCACCCGCAGTGACGTTTTTAATTCCTTCGCGGACGATAGCTTGAGTCAAGACTGTTGCAGTTGTCGTTCCGTCACCTGCGATATCATTGGTTTTTGAAGCTACTTCTGATACCAATTTGGCACCCATATTTTCAAAATGGTCTTCTAGTTCAATTTCTTTGGCAATGGTCACACCGTCATTGGTGATGAGGGGCGAACCAAATGATTTTTCCAACACAACATTCCGACCTTTTGGTCCTAAGGTTACTTTAACAGTGTCTGCTAGGATATCAACACCACGAACCATGGCTGAACGAGCATCAGATGAAAATTTAATTTCTTTTGACATACTTACTTTCTCCTTCTATTCTTCAATGATAGCCAAAATATTAGCTTCGCCAACGATGATATACTTTTCATCTCCATCTTTGACATCAATACCTGCGTGAGCTTCAACTAAGACACGGTCTCCAGACTTAACGCTTGGAGCAACCAAGTCACCATTCAAGGTACGAACACCTTGTCCAGTAGCTACAACTTGGGCTGTTTTTGTTTTTTCTTGGGCTGAGCCCGCAAGGACAAAGCCTCCAACAGTTTGTTCTTTTTCTTCGATTTTCAAGACCACACGGTCTCCTAATGGTTTCAACATCTGTTTTCCTCCATGATAAACTAGATATTATTAGCACTCTTTGTGACTGAGTGCTAATTTATAGTTCTATTGTATCACTTGGTCAGAAATAGTCAAGAAAAAAGTCTGACTTTCTCAATATAAAAAAGCCTGAGACCAACTCAGACTTTTCAATGCTTAAAATGGCAATTCCTCCTCTTCCAAGACCAAATCGGCCAAATCCTGTCCAGCGTTATTTTCACGCATAGCCCGTTGGGCGCGGCTTTCCAAAAGTTGGAATCCTGTGGCAAGAACTTCAGTCACGTAGTTCATCTGGCCATTTTTCTCGAAGCGACGGGTACGTAGTTCCCCATCTACTGAAATGAGGCTTCCTTTGGTCGCGTAACTTGCCATGGTTTCAGCCAATTTTCCCCAAAGAACCAGATTGACAAAGTCAGCTTCGCGTTCCCCATTTTGGTCTTTGTAACGACGGTTCACAGCAATAGTTGCGCGAGCCACTGACTTGTCATTGTTGGTTTTGTGCAATTCTGGTGTAGACGTTAAACGTCCAATCAAGATAACTTTATTATACATTTTTCATCCTCCTACTTATCTATTCGTAGGAAATCAAAAAAAGTTACAGAAATTTGTAACTTTTTGAGAAAATTCTTTATTTTTTATGCACCATGAAACCTGTCGCCTGTTGATTGGCCATAATAGTCATATCTGTAATCTGCACACGACGATGCTGACTGGTCACATAGACCACTGTATCTGCAATATCCTGAGCTTGCAAGGCCTCAACTCCCTGATAGACGGTGGCAGCACGCTCTTTGTCACCGTGGAAACGTACCGCAGAAAAATCTGTTTCGACAATTCCAGGCTGAATGGTGGTCACCTTGATATCCGTTGCAATGGTATCGATTCGCAGGCCATCTGAAAAAGTCTTAACAGCAGCCTTGGTGGCTGAGTAAACAGCTGCCCCAGCATAGGCATAGATTCCTGCGGTTGACCCCATGTTGATAATATGACCCTGATTGGCTTTTACCATTGCTGGCAAGAAACAACGAGTAACTGCCATCAACCCCTTGACATTGGTATCCAACATGGTCAGCATCTCCAACTCTTCATAGTCTTGATAGGGAGCCAAGCCAAGAGCTAGTCCGGCATTATTGACCAAGATATCAATCTGCCCTATAGCATCCAGAATATCGGAGCAGACAGTCTTTACCATGGTCATATCCGTGACATCCAGTGGAAAGATCCAAACTGTTTGATTTGGAAAAGTTTCTGCAAATTCCGACTTAAGGGCTTCTAGTCTGTCTGTTCGTCGCCCTGTTAGAACGACATTCTCCCCCTGCTCCAGATAAGCACGCGCAATCGCTTCACCGATTCCTGATGTTGCTCCTGTAATCACTACATTTTTTGCCATCTTATTTCCTTCTATCTGGTCTATCAGATACTGACAACTTTCCTAGGCCGTCCAGTGTTTGGCTGGGTCAAATGGAGTTCCGACAACTTGGGCTTCTGATAACTCAATAACCCCACGTTTTTGCGGAGCATTTGGCAGATGCAATTCACGAGGGCTGCACATCATGCCAAAACTCTTCTCACCACGAAGTTCACCTGGGAAAATGAGATTGCCTTTTGGCATCATCGCTCCAGGAAGAGCTACAATAGTTTTCAACCCGACACGCGCATTAGGAGCCCCTGCAACGATTTGCACTGTCTTATCACTTGCGACTGCAACTTGGCAGATGTTGAGGTGGTCACTATCCGGGTGAGCTACCATCTCGACAATTTCACCGACAACAAACTTGGGCTCTTTGTCGTTGACAATTTCTTCTGTAAAGCCTTCCGCCTGCAACTCTTGGTTTAAACGTGCTACTTGCTCATCCGATAAAAAGACTTGACCACGCTCTGCAATTTCAAATAAACTTGAAACTTCAAAAATATTCCAAGCCACTGTTTCCCCATTTTCTTTTAGGAAAACACGGGCTATCTTGCCTTTGCGCTCCACGTCCAACTCGGCTTCGCCGCTATTTTTCACGATGACCATAAGGACATCGCCAACATGTTCTTTGTTATATGTAAAAATCATTGTTTCCTTTTTCTCCTACTTCAGTTCTGCTAAAAAGTCGTTAATTTGTTCCTTGCTTTTACGGTCACGGTTGACAAAACGGCCGATTTCCTTGTCCTTTTCTAGAACAACAAGGCTAGGGATTCCATATACATCCCAGAGTTTGGCCAAATCCATATACTGGTCACGGTCCACACGAATAAAGGTGAACTCTGGATTGGTCTCCTCAATCTCTGGCAAGGATGGATAGATATAACGACAATCGCCACACCAGTCCGCCACAAAAAGGAAAACCTTCTTGCCATCTTGCTCGACAAAACCTGCTAGTTCTTCTATACTACTGGGAATAATCATAAGACTTCCTCCTCATAGACCAGATCTTCATTTTCATAGACAAAGGTATAATGACGACCATCCTCGAAGATGACTCCTCCGGCAAGTCGCTCTAGACTACTTTCGTAGACTTGAACATAGAGAGTGGCAATCTCACCCATATCTGAAAAAAGATCACGCACGATAGCGGTCAACTCTTCTTGAGTCTTCATAAGTTTGTGGTTATCTGCTGCTTTTTTGGCACCCAAAGCGAGGGCACTTAGACCAGCCACAGTCAAGCCAGTCATCCATAATTTCTTAGCTTTCATACCATTCATTGTAACACAAAAAGGGCTCTAGGACAAATAGGGAAGCCGTTTACGAGCATGGAAAATCTCTTCCCTCGGTGAGGGGAGAAGACTTCTGATTCTTATTGGCAAGCGCCTGAGTTAGCAAGAATTTCCTGAATGGATTTAAAAATCTCTGAGATTACTTTCAGAGATTAGAAGATAACTAGTGACTATTTTCAACCGCTGCAGTAACAAAGGCGGTGTAGAGTTCTTCTGGACGGTTTGGACGGCTGGAAAGTTCAGGGTGATACTGACACGCTACAAAGAATTTATTTTCAGGAATTTCCACAATTTCTACCAAACGATTATCTGGAGAAACACCTGAGAAGACAAAACCTGCTGCCTCAAACTGCTCACGGAAGGCGTTGTTAAACTCATAACGATGACGGTGACGGCGTTGCACCACTTCTTGATTGTGATAAGCAGCCGCTGCCTTAGAACCACGTTTTAACTTAGATGGGTAAAGTCCCAAACGAAGGGTTCCACCCATATCCTCAACATCAACCTGGTCACGCATGATATCAATGATAGGGTATTTTGTATCTGGTACAAGTTCTGCAGAATTAGCCCCTTCAAGGCCCAAAACGTGGCGAGCAAACTCGATACAAGTCAACTGCATTCCCAAGCAGACTCCCAACATTGGAACATCATTTTCACGCGCATAACGGATGGCTTGAATTTTCCCTTCCGTACCACGTTGACCGAAACCGCCTGGTACGATGATTCCGTCCGCATCAGACAAGAGTTCTGCCACATTCTCTGCTGTCACATCATTGGCGTTGATCCAATTAATCTTCACTTCTGCGTCGTTGGCATAACCAGAGTGTTTCAAGGCTTCAACCACTGAGATGTAGGCATCTTGCAACTCCACATACTTACCAACAAGGGAAATCTTGACTTGTTTCTTGAGATTCATGACCTTATCCACCATAGCTGACCACTCTGTCATATCCGCTGCTGGTGCGTCTAGTTTCAAATGCTCACAGACAATTTGATCCATACCTTGTGCCTGTAAATTCAATGGAATTTGGTAAAGGTGTTCAACGTCCAACGATTCGATAACGGCTTCTGGTGCCACATCACAGAACTGTGCTAATTTGTTTTTAATTCCTTGACCAGCTGGTTTCTCGGTACGAATGACCAACATATTTGGCTGGATTCCCAAACCGCGCAATTCTTTTACAGAATGCTGAGTAGGCTTGGTCTTCATCTCACCAGCAGCCTTGAGGCAAGGAAGCAAGGTTGTATGGATGTACATGACGTTATCTGCACCCACATCTGCCTTCATCTGACGAAGGGCCTCTAGAAATGGCAAGGACTCGATATCCCCAACGGTTCCACCAACCTCTGTGATAATGACATCCGAGTCGGTCGTTACAGCGGCACGCTTGATTTTTTCCTTCAAAGCATCTGTGATATGAGGAATGACTTGAACAGTTGCGCCAAGGTACTCGCCACGGCGTTCTTTACGAAGAACTTCACTGTAAATTTTACCAGTTGTCACGTTTGAATATTTGTTGAGGTTGATATCGATGAAACGTTCATAGTGACCCAAGTCCAAATCTGTCTCAGCCCCATCATCTGTCACAAAGACTTCTCCGTGCTGGTAAGGACTCATGGTTCCCGGATCGATATTGATATAAGGGTCAAACTTCTGAATAGTCACTTTTAGACCACGATTTTTCAAGAGACGACCCAGACTTGCTGCCACAATCCCTTTCCCAATAGACGACACCACACCACCAGTTACAAAAATATATTTCGTAGACATAGATTCCTCTTTCTAAAATGCTCAAGGCCTTGTTAACTACGAGGGGAGATCGAAAACAAGACCCTTATGGATAACGACTTTTCAAGAAAACTTCCTGAAAAAAACAAAAATAGCCCCCTAGTAACTAGGGAGCCCCGACCTCTAAAAGAGGTGCCCGAACAATATGATACCTTAAAGCAGAACATTTGTCAACTCGAATTGGTAAAACCTGAAAATAAGAAGATTGCTTTCAGAAAACCAACTAAAGAGTCGCATCCAAACGGATGTATCACTCAACTACTTTGCCCAAGCAACAAAAAAGGAGATCAGGCAATCTCCTCTGTGAAGTCTTTTACTCTTCTTCACTTGTTTCAGCGTCATCGTCTGAAAACTCGTCGTCTTCTTCGTTGAGATCCACGTCTTCACCCAAGTCATCAGGAGCGATTTCGTTGATTTCTGCATCGTAAGCTTCCACTTCATTTTTCTCATCATCTGGATTTTCATCATCGTATGAAAGAGCTGGATCTGCTTCGTATGCATCTTCGTCTTCTGGATCATCTGCATTGTAGTCAATGGCATCTGAATCACCATCCATGAAGGCATTGACACGCTGCTTCTTAGCTTTTGGTGCTACTTCATCGTCGTCACTTTCTTCAAGAGCGATGATTTCTTCGTCGATTTCGTCTACACCATACCATGAACGAAGACCCCATTTGTTGTCCCCAAGAGAGATGAAGCTACCGTCAAAGTTCAACTCTGTGTAGAACAAAGGCAAAGCTTCGCGGATATCGCTGTTTGATGTTCCAAGGTAGTTTTGAATTTCGTTTACAAGATCGCTAAAATGCATCTCATGATCGCGACCACGAAGTTCCAAGATAGCACGCGCCACCTCAATCATAGATAGTTCACTTTTTTCTTGCCCAGCAAATACTTCTAATTCCAAAGCGTTTCTCCTCATTTTTACTACTATCGCCAGAGCGAACAGACTCTGACCTCATTTTATCATGTACTCTTTATTGTACGATAATTTTGCGGAATAGTCAAAGGTTAAATGGGAGAAAGTGACAGGACTTTTTATTTCTTTGCTACCCAGCCGATGGTGTCGCTAGGTGGGTTTTCGGTATCAATCCAGATAAATTCAATACCAATTTCACCATTTTTAAATTTGGTCAATCGTATGCCATTGATTTCCAGCTCATTGAGTCGTTGACCTGTCAAGACTTCTCGTTCCTTCAACTGGAAAACGCCACGCAAAATCCAATTCCCAAGAATTTCTTGCTTATCAGTGGATTGAATCGCCTTGCCAGCTTCTTGGTTGATATAGGCATTGATAACATCTCCAGAAGATAAGAAACGTAGTTTAAAAGTTCTTTCCTCTTTCGCTAGAGCTAGTTTTTTGGTACCGGCTTCAAAGGTCCCAAACCCAGGACCAAAGAAATCAGGTCTTTCATCATGGAAATTTTTTGAGTCAGGCAGAGGAATGTAAACCTCGCTAACTGGACGATAGACGAGTTGTTCAATTTCTTTAATGAGTTTTTTATTGCCAGTATTGTGAACAAAGTGAATCAAATCCTCACGAATAGCTTTCATCTGAGCTTTTTCTTCCTTGCTGGTCCATTTCTTCAAGAGTATTTCTTCCAGAGAGAAGGTCACAAAAGCTAGTTCCTCTGGAGCAAGACTATCCTTAAATTTATCCTGAATCTTTAAAATTCGTGGCAGACGATCTTTCTTAGCTAATTTTGAACCGCCGTTAAAGGCATTGAAACCAGAGTTTTCTTCCACATTTCCATGTTTGTCTGTAATCACCCAAGAAACTGTTTCTAAGATGTCGGTTTGTTCCTTTTTAGCTGTCAGCAAATGAAGATTTTCAAAGAGAGAAAAAGGATCTTCGATGTAATGGACATCCCAAGTGTCTACCACAATGTCTTTATTGTTAAAAGTCATGTGAAGCTGGCTGTCAGCTGCTGTATACTTGTAGTGGTGTTGTCCATCTGTAAATCGGAAATTAGTTGGATTGTTTTTGGTGGTTGATCCTTCAATGACCAGATTATCAATATCGACTGGTAAATAAGTCGTTTCGCCGACAAAAATCTTAGGATTTTCTCCCTTTGGTGTTGGCATCAAAACATGATAAACA
It includes:
- the rlmD gene encoding 23S rRNA (uracil(1939)-C(5))-methyltransferase RlmD, translated to MNLKVKQKIPLKIKRMGINGEGIGFYQKTLVFVPGALKGEDIYCQITSIKRNFVEAKLLKVNKKSKFRVVPACTIYNECGGCQIMHLHYDKQLEFKTDLLHQALKKFAPAGYKNYEIRPTIGMSEPKYYRAKLQFQTRKFNNQVKAGLYAQNSHYLVELKDCLVQDKETQVIANRLAELLTYHQIPITDERKTLGVRTIMVRRARKTGQVQIIIVTNRQLNLNQLVKDLVNDFPEVVTVAVNTNTAKTSEIYGEKTEIIWGQESIQEGVLDYEFSLSPRAFYQLNPEQTEILYSEAVKALDVSKEDHLIDAYCGVGTIGFAFAKKVKSLRGMDIIPEAIEDAKQNAQRMGFDNTHYEAGTAEEIIPRWYKEGYRADALIVDPPRTGLDDKLLETILAYVPEKMVYVSCNVSTLARDLVKLVKVYDLQYIQSVDMFPHTARTEAVVKLVKKRKNQLH
- the groES gene encoding co-chaperone GroES yields the protein MLKPLGDRVVLKIEEKEQTVGGFVLAGSAQEKTKTAQVVATGQGVRTLNGDLVAPSVKSGDRVLVEAHAGIDVKDGDEKYIIVGEANILAIIEE
- the groL gene encoding chaperonin GroEL (60 kDa chaperone family; promotes refolding of misfolded polypeptides especially under stressful conditions; forms two stacked rings of heptamers to form a barrel-shaped 14mer; ends can be capped by GroES; misfolded proteins enter the barrel where they are refolded when GroES binds), yielding MSKEIKFSSDARSAMVRGVDILADTVKVTLGPKGRNVVLEKSFGSPLITNDGVTIAKEIELEDHFENMGAKLVSEVASKTNDIAGDGTTTATVLTQAIVREGIKNVTAGANPIGIRRGIEAAVAAAVEALKNNAIPVANKEAIAQVAAVSSRSEKVGEYISEAMEKVGKDGVITIEESRGMETELEVVEGMQFDRGYLSQYMVTDSEKMVADLENPYILITDKKISNIQEILPLLESILQSNRPLLIIADDVDGEALPTLVLNKIRGTFNVVAVKAPGFGDRRKAMLEDIAILTGGTVITEDLGLELKDATIEALGQAARVTVDKDSTVIVEGAGNPEAISHRVAVIKSQIETTTSEFDREKLQERLAKLSGGVAVIKVGAATETELKEMKLRIEDALNATRAAVEEGIVAGGGTALVNVIPAVAALELTGDEATGRNIVLRALEEPVRQIAHNAGFEGSIVIDRLKNAEVGTGFNAATGEWVNMIEEGIIDPVKVSRSALQNAASVASLILTTEAVVANKPEPAAPAPAMDPSMMGGMM
- the recX gene encoding recombination regulator RecX is translated as MKITKLEKKKRLYLMELDGQQTSYITEDTIVRFMLSKDKVVSKEELIEIQGFAQFSYGKNLALYHLSFKARTEKEVREYLKKYDIEEKIISQVIANLKEDNWINDRQYAYSIINANQLSGDKGPYVLAQKLSQKGITKSTIEEVLKDFDFSEVAQRVAEKLLKKYNGKLPARALQDKIIQNLTNKGFSYPDTKSAFDDLDSQVDQETTQELIFKELDKQYTKYARKYEGYELKQRLTQVLARKGYDFSDIASALREYL
- a CDS encoding epoxyqueuosine reductase QueH — encoded protein: MIDVEEILSKMNPNQKINYDRVMQKMVQVWEKNEQRPTILMHVCCAPCSTYTLEYLTKYADVTIYFANSNIHPKAEYHKRAYVTKKFVSDFNERTGNTVQYLEAPYEPNEYRKLVRGLEEEPEGGDRCKVCFDYRLDKTAQVAMDLGFDYFGSALTISPHKNSQTINSIGIDVQKIYTTHYLPSDFKKNQGYKRSVEMCEEYDIYRQCYCGCVYAAQAQNIDLVQVKKDATAFLLDKDVEKDYSHIKFTVTKLDI
- a CDS encoding DUF402 domain-containing protein codes for the protein MKLPKEGDFITIQSYKHDGSLHRTWRDTMVLKTTENAIIGVNDHTLVTESDGRRWVTREPAIVYFHKKYWFNIIAMLRDNGISYYCNMASPYYLDEEALKYIDYDLDVKVFTDGEKRLLDVEEYERHKRKMKYSDDLDYILKEHVKILVDWINNGRGPFSEAYVNIWYKRYIELKNR